A window of Polypterus senegalus isolate Bchr_013 chromosome 14, ASM1683550v1, whole genome shotgun sequence contains these coding sequences:
- the LOC120543526 gene encoding histone H4, translating to MSGRGKGGKGLGKGGAKRHRKVLRDNIQGITKPAIRRLARRGGVKRISGLIYEETRGVLKVFLENVIRDAVTYTEHAKRKTVTAMDVVYALKRQGRTLYGFGG from the coding sequence ATGTCTGGTCGTGGTAAAGGTGGAAAGGGACTTGGTAAGGGTGGCGCAAAGCGTCATCGTAAAGTTTTGCGAGACAACATTCAAGGTATTACAAAGCCTGCTATCCGTCGTTTGGCTCGTAGAGGTGGTGTGAAGCGAATTTCTGGCTTGATCTATGAAGAAACCCGTGGAGTGCTGAAAGTGTTCTTGGAGAATGTCATTCGGGATGCTGTCACCTATACTGAGCATGCTAAGAGAAAAACTGTCACCGCCATGGATGTGGTATACGCTTTAAAGAGGCAGGGTCGTACTCTGTATGGCTTCGGAGGTTAA